In a single window of the Jaculus jaculus isolate mJacJac1 chromosome 9, mJacJac1.mat.Y.cur, whole genome shotgun sequence genome:
- the LOC101615970 gene encoding protein cornichon homolog 1, giving the protein MAFTFAAFCYMLALLLTAALIFFAIWHIIAFDELKTDYKNPIDQCNTLNPLVLPEYLIHAFFCVMFLCAAEWLTLGLNMPLLAYHIWRYMSRPVMSGPGLYDPTTIMNADILAYCQKEGWCKLAFYLLAFFYYLYGMTYVLVNS; this is encoded by the coding sequence ATGGCGTTCACGTTCGCGGCCTTCTGCTACATGCTGGCGCTGCTGCTCACCGCTGCGCTCATCTTCTTCGCCATTTGGCACATTATAGCATTTGATGAGCTGAAGACTGATTACAAGAATCCTATAGACCAGTGTAATACCTTGAACCCTCTTGTACTTCCAGAGTACCTCATCCATGCTTTCTTCTGTGTCATGTTTCTTTGTGCAGCAGAGTGGCTTACACTGGGGCTCAATATGCCCCTTTTGGCATATCATATTTGGAGGTACATGAGTAGACCGGTGATGAGTGGACCTGGGCTGTACGACCCGACAACCATCATGAATGCAGACATTCTAGCTTACTGTCAGAAAGAAGGATGGTGCAAATTAGCGTTTTACCTTCTAGCATTTTTTTACTACCTATATGGCATGACCTATGTTTTGGTGAACTCTTAG